Proteins co-encoded in one Malus domestica chromosome 09, GDT2T_hap1 genomic window:
- the LOC103453597 gene encoding protein BIG GRAIN 1-like A, giving the protein MERWDIKSLPKNREASSNRQSRNREASSHRQSRDNPSFSSSLLDSIYRSIDETTAGSEGVASRSEQHHRLIFYKETMKKKQSTAAAVTTSGRHGHARSKEDQQHEIMNFRRACLVEKWMEKEAEKSVPVRRNSITDFETKKSRYSHQNEFLTNSSSSSSDSSGGFSSSESDSMYGSKSRSSSSCYSMHRPKPIRTSISSEKVLFDDHQRNHHHNSQKKKHENGFMKTKSKALKIYGDLKKVKQPISPGGRLASFLNSLFNAGHVKKSKIDDLGAERKSSSKSGQMGYSNPSSTCSSASSFSRSCLRKAPLSRSELSGISSNVDAAKRSVRFCPVSVIVDEDCRPCGQKTLLKEESDLMAVARAAAAIKPPTNEDVGVECCVMDVDEDDDHRRRIEEVARDYLMKNYQKKHDEDDEDDDDAESYASSDLFELDTAGVEERYREELPVYETTFFDRNRAIANGLIL; this is encoded by the coding sequence ATGGAGAGGTGGGATATCAAATCACTCCCAAAAAACCGAGAAGCCAGCTCCAACCGACAGAGCAGAAACCGAGAAGCCAGCTCCCACCGACAGAGCAGAGACAACCCATCTTTCTCCTCCTCCCTCCTCGACTCTATTTACCGTTCCATCGACGAGACCACCGCCGGCAGCGAAGGAGTAGCTTCGAGGAGCGAACAACACCACCGCCTCATCTTCTACAAAGAAACCATGAAGAAAAAACAGAGCACCGCCGCCGCCGTCACTACCAGCGGCCGACATGGCCATGCACGCTCTAAAGAAGACCAGCAGCACGAAATCATGAATTTCCGACGAGCCTGCTTGGTGGAGAAGTGGATGGAGAAGGAGGCTGAGAAGTCCGTACCTGTTCGACGAAATTCCATTACGGATTTCGAGACGAAAAAGTCGAGATACAGTCACCAGAACGAGTTCCTGACGAATTCTAGTTCCAGTTCTTCGGATTCGAGTGGTGGGTTTTCTTCCTCGGAGTCAGACTCCATGTACGGATCAAAGTCGAGGTCCTCATCGTCATGCTACAGCATGCACAGGCCGAAGCCAATTCGAACCAGCATTTCGTCTGAAAAGGTTCTGTTTGATGATCACCAGAGAAATCACCATCACAATTCACAGAAGAAGAAGCACGAGAATGGCTTCATGAAGACGAAATCGAAAGCGCTGAAGATTTACGGCGATTTGAAGAAGGTGAAGCAGCCGATTTCGCCAGGTGGTCGGCTGGCCAGTTTTCTCAACTCTCTGTTCAATGCAGGGCACGTGAAGAAGTCCAAAATTGATGATTTGGGTGCGGAGAGAAAATCGTCATCAAAGTCTGGACAAATGGGGTACTCAAACCCCAGTAGTACTTGTTCGTCAGCCTCTTCGTTTTCGAGGTCTTGCTTGAGAAAAGCGCCTCTTTCGAGAAGCGAGTTGAGTGGCATCAGCAGCAATGTTGATGCCGCGAAGAGGTCAGTGAGGTTTTGTCCTGTGAGTGTGATTGTGGATGAGGATTGCCGCCCGTGCGGACAAAAGACTCTGCTTAAAGAGGAGTCGGATTTAATGGCCGTGGCTAGAGCTGCTGCGGCCATTAAACCTCCAACAAATGAAGATGTTGGAGTTGAGTGTTGTGTGATGGATGTTGATGAGGATGATGATCATCGACGTCGAATTGAGGAAGTTGCGAGAGATTACTTGATGAAGAATTATCAGAAGAAGCATGACGAagatgatgaggatgatgatgatgcaGAGAGCTATGCAAGTTCTGATCTCTTTGAGTTGGATACTGCTGGGGTTGAAGAAAGGTATCGTGAAGAACTGCCTGTGTATGAGACTACCTTTTTCGACAGAAATCGAGCCATTGCTAACGGtttgattttgtaa